The candidate division KSB1 bacterium genome segment GCCGTGCCGGCACAGCCAAAGCAAGCCGAGGGCTTGTTGCGGCTGCGGCAGAAAGCCGAAGAGATTCTCATTGAATGGAAGCTGGTTCGCCCGGCGGCGCTTGCTGCCAGGGACGCGCCGGTTGCCGTGGGAGCCAAGAGCTTCCGCAATCCCTTCGAGTTGCAGGCGGAATACATTCTCATTCCCGGCGGCAAATACAAATATTTTGTGACCAAAAAAGAAGTTGAAGTGCCGCCGCTCTACTTCGCCAAATATCCCGTGACCAACAGGCTCTATCGCCGCTTTATCGCCTATCTTGATGATGAGAAAAGCATGGCGGAAGTTCTCGCCGTTTTGCCGCTCAAGCAGTTTGGCAATCGCCTGTGGGCGCAAGCCGCAGAAATCAAAGGTCTCCGGGAATATCTTGGCAGTGATGCCTCGCGATGGGCAGCCAACTTGCAATCCAGCCTCGATGATGACAAGCGTTTTAATGGGGATGATCAACCGGTGGTGGGCGTCACGTGGTTTGCCGCCTGGGCTTACTGTTATTGGTTGAGCGAGTTGCAGGGGGCAGGGAGCAAGGGGCAAGATGAAAAAATGATCTATCGTTTGCCCACTGAGCAAGAATGGGAGTGGCCCGCGGGCGGCGGCAAAAGAGAGTATCCCTGGGGCAATGAAGAGCCGAATGACACCCGCGCAAATTATGACGAAAAAGTTGGCAAAACCACGCCGGTGGGATCCTACCCGGCCGGAGCAACGCCAGAGGGATTGATGGATATGGCCGGCAATGTTTGGGAATGGATGGAGAATTGGTATGACAAAGATGAAGATTGGCGGGCGCTTCGTGGCGGCTCGTGGCGCGATTCCACAGTGAATCTGCGTTGCGCGGCTCGCAACGGCGTCAATCCCGACGGCAATTGGGACAGCGTCGGGTTCCGCGTTGTCGCCGTCCAGTCTTCTTTTGATACTCTGAAACTCTGACCATCTGTTACTCTGAAAGGTTGGTATCGCCTAACCTCGAAAATTTTTTTGGAAATTACAGGAGGTCTCGTGCCCACCAAAACACAAGAGTTTTTAACCATTAAGCGCGGCTATGATTTTTCGAAGTGGCTGCTGCAGCACACCGGCAAATTTCCCAAAAGTTACCGCTTCAGCGTGGCGGCAAAACTGGAGAATGCCAGCGTTGCGTTCGTAGTAGCGCCTGCAGGCGTCAAATCGTAGCCAAACTAGTACTGCAACGTTAAGTTCTAAAATCCGATCCGCAATCCAGAACTGTCATTCCGGAGGAATTTGCCATGCCCGTCTGGACACCCATCGGAATGAAAATGGGATCATCCGAATTGTGCGTACATTTTGCGACAACAAGATGAAAAGAATCGCAAAATCAGTTCCGTGCCTTCTCTGCTGAGAGCCACATGCCCCAACTTGATAGCGAACGGCCCAACCCCGCCCGGGGTGAAATGTTTAGAGTAATTGCCAACACCTCCAACTTCAAACTCCTTTAGGAGTGACATGTAACGGCGTTTGCCTTCAATTCAAGATGAGATCAATGAGGAGGCACGATACACATGTCACCCCGCCGGGGTTTCATTTCGGCGAACGGCACCTGGCTATATACCTCTCACGCCTGGCGGAGTTCATCAGATGCAAAGAACAGTCATGTGGCCAGGTACGCTTGAGTCGGATGATCTTGAAAATGCAGCGCAGAAATCTTGTCTGCAGCAGGCTGGAAGCCTGCGCTACGGCATTTTCGTGGTAATCTTCCCGAGTACCGGGAGTGATGCTTATTCTGACATTATCCCAAGCACTCAAGAAGATTTTTACAGAATGACAGTGGGGGGTGGAGGTGCCAACTTAACGTTGTACTACTAGATAATATGTCAAGTTGAATCCTACGGCACAGACAAATTGGCCCAACGGGCAAAATGCAAAAGCGAAAGACAAGGTGCTGGAAAATCAGTAACCGCGGTTTGCTCTGCCACGCCTTGGCCGTGGCATCTGCTGTATCAAAGTCCCGGCCAAGCCGTGACTGAACATTCCCGTGCTTGCATGTCGAAACTTATTAGGTTGAACACCTGAAGGCGTCACGACAAACCTCTGCAAACCTCGCTAAACATTGCGCAAAATGCCCCCTCTCCTCGAAATCCACCACCTGAAAAAACGTTTCGGTGACACCCTCGCGCTCGCGGACGTGAGTCTCACCGTCAACGCCGGTGAGATTCACGCGGTGCTCGGTGAAAACGGCGCAGGCAAGACCACGCTGATGAACATTCTCTACGGCCTGGTGCGGGCGGACAGCGGCGAAATCAAGCTCGCGGGCAAACCCTTCCGGCCGGCGGGTCCGGCTGCGGCAATCCGTGCCGGCATCGGCATGATTCACCAGCACTTCATGCTGGTGCCCACCTTCACGGTGATGGAAAACTTCCTGCTCGGCAACTCCCGCTTCGGCATGCGTGGCAAACGCCGGCAGCGGGCGCAAGCCGAGGTCCTGGCGCTGTGCCGGCGCCTGGGCATCGAAGTGCAGGCCGCCCGCCGCCGGTCGTTCTGGAAGGATTGTCGTGAACGTTTGCACATCCACCACGATGAAAATGTCGCGCAGACCTCTTGTCTGCAGGCAGGCTGGAAGCTTGCGTTACGACTTTTTCAGCATAACCGATTTATCCAGCACGTGGCAAGATTCCTGCGGAAGGGCCGTTATGAAAGTGAGAGAGATGGGGAAGTAGACAACCAGAGCCGCCCACCATCGGCGGGATTCAGCCTGGACAGCAAAATCGCGGAGCTCTCCGTGGGCCAGCGCCAGCGCGTGGAGATCATCAAGATTCTGCTGCGGCACTGCCGGCTGCTCATTCTCGACGAGCCGACTGCGGTGCTGGCGCCCCAGGAGGTCGAGGAGCTGTTTGCCTTGTTGCGCCGGCTGCGCAGTGAAGGCTACGCGATGATTTTCATTTCGCACAAGATTCACGAAGTGCTGGCGGTGAGCGACCGTCTCACCGTGTTGCGCAGCGGCCGCGTCACCGGACGGTTCAACACCGCTGAAGCGAGTCTCGCAATCGTTGCCGCAGCGATCACCCCGCAAGATTTTGCGCCTGCCGCCGCGCCTGCCGCCCGCGCGCCGGGCCGCGTGGTGCTGCGGGCGCAAGCGTTGCGCGCGCACGGCACTGCCGGCCAGCTTGCGCTCGCTGATCTCTCCTTCGAATTGCATGCCGGTGAAATTCTCGGGGTTGCCGGCGTCGATGGCAACGGCCAGGCGGAGCTGGCGGAGGTGCTGCTGGGTTTGCGACCGCTGACCGACGGCCGCCTGGAGTTGGAGGGCGAAGCTCTGGCAGGCAAAAGCACCCGTGCCCGTTTGGCCGCGGGTTTGGCGCACATTCCCGCCGACCGTCACGAGATGGGACTGTTTCCCACGCTGTCGGTGGTGCAAAACGCCACCGCCCTGGTTTACCGCGAGCGCCCGTTTCACAAAGGGGGCTGGTTGCGGCCGGCCAGACTGCGGGAGTACTGCGAGCGCCTGGTGCGTGACTTCGAGGTGCGCGTGACGGATCCCAACCTGCCGGTGAGCACCCTCTCCGGTGGCAATCAGCAGAAACTCGTGGTCGGCCGCGAGCTGGCGCGCCGGCCGAAGGTGCTGGTCGCGGTCAATCCCACCCGCGGCGTGGATTTGAGCGCCACCGCGAAGATTCATCAGGAGATACTCACTGCGAAAGCGCAGGGCGCGGCGATTCTGCTGATTTCAACCGAGCTGGGCGAAGTCTATGCGCTGGCGGATCGCATTGGGGTGTTGTACCGCGGCCGGTTTGCCGGCATCTTTCCGCCGGACCTCTCACCGGAGGAAATCGGCGCGCTCATGCTGGGCAAGACAGGCAACCGGGACTGAGAAAACCGCCGCCGCGCGACAGCCCCTCGCAGAAGGCGCGGCACAAACGCCGGAACGCGAACCGGACCCTTGACATTATCGGGCAAAGCTGCTATCGTTGCGCCGTCATTACAACGGGCAGCACAGGGGGAACAGCACGACCCGCAGCACATGCCGGGCATTTTTGTTTGTGATTTTTCCCAAATACTCGAACCGCCATCCTGCCGATTCAAACTCCCGCATGCGAGCCTTTCTGCGCGTCTGGATCATCAAACTGGCACCCGCCGTCATCGCGTTTGCCGTTGCCACGCTGCTGGCAGCGCTGCTCTTGTTGGTGAGCGGCTATCAGATCAGTCTCGCGTTTCGCGCCCTGCTCGAAGGCGCGTTCGGCTCCGCTTATGCGCTTTCCGAAACGTTGGTCAAATCCATCCCACTGTTGTTGACCGGCGCCGCCGTGGCGCTGGCGTTTCGTGCCGGCGTGTGGAACATTGGCGCGGAAGGCCAGCTCCTGGCCGGCGCCCTGGCCGCGAGTGCGCTGGCAGCGACATTCTCTGCTTTCGGTGGGATGACCGGCGTCTTGGGAATTGCGCTGCTGTTGCTCGCGGGTGGCGTGGCCGGCGGCCTGTGGGCCGGCCTGGCGGGGGTGATGAAGACTCGCCGTAGCGTGCCGGAAGTCGTCTCCACCATTCTGCTCAACTTCATCGCCATCGAGTTGGTGCGCTATGCCGTGCACGGCCCGCTCATGGAAACCGCGGGACAGTTTCCGCAATCGGATGCCCTCGATGCTTCGCTGCGACTGACGCGCCTGTTTCCCCCCACGCGTTTGCATGCCGGCCTCTGGCTGGCGCTGGTCATCGCGGTGTTGTGTTATCTTCTCATTCAGCGCACCGTCTTCGGTTTCGAGATGCAGGCAACGGCGGCCAATCCCCGCGCCGCACGCTTTGCTGCGATCGACACGGCGCGCGTGCAGCTTTTCAGTTTGATAATTTCCGGTGCAGTGGCGGGACTGGCTGGCGTGATCGAACTGGCGGGCGTGACGTATCGCGTGTATGACAATTTCTCGCCCGGTTACGGTTACACCGCCATTGCCGTGGCACTGATGGCGCGCCTCAATCCGCTGGCGGTGATTTTCTCGGCGCTGCTGTTCGGTGCGCTGGAGAACGGCGCCGCGGCCATGCAGCGCCAGGCCAATGTTTCGGCGGTGATCAGTTATGTGATTCAGGGATTGGTGGTGCTCACCATGGCGGTGGCTGGCGGCGTGACTCTCAAAAGTAATGCAGCAAGGACGTGAACAAAGCGGTTCGCGCAGCGCTACCGGAGCCGTTGCCGTTCCGGCCCCCGGAGGCCGCTGCCAATGCCGGCTTGAGAAGGCGCCGGTGATTCGCAACAACAAATCCCGTGCTTCCGGCCAATCCTGTCAAGCCGGAGAATCTCATCAGTCGTGACGTGACGGCATGATCCTCAATTTCATCGAAAATCTGCTGGCCTCGGGCGTGAAGCTGGCGGCGCCGCTCTGGCTGACGGCCACCGGCGAAACATATGCCGAGCGCGCGGGTGTGATCAACATCGGCCTGGAAGGCATGATGCTGGCCGGTGCGTTTGCCGGCATGGTGGTGAGCTACTTCAGCGCCAGCCCGTGGCCCGGTCTGCTCGCCGGCATGTTGGCGGCGATGTTGCTTGCCGCGGTGTTTGCCGTGTTGACTGTTCATTTTCAGGCCGATCAAATCATCACCGGTGCGGCGCTCAACCTCGTGGCGCTCGGACTTAGCGGCTTTTTGTTTCGCCACATCTTCGGCGTGACCGGTGCCGCGCTCACGGCCACCTCGTTTCCCACACTCGAGCTTCCCGGTTTCGCCGGCATTCCGATTCTGCGCGGTCTGCTCTCGCGCCAGCCGGTGTTGTTGTACGCCGCCCTCGGCCTCGTGCCGCTGGCGGCTTTTGTGCTCAACCACACGCATTTGGGGCTGGCGATACGCGCCTGCGGCGAACAGCCGGCGGCGGCGGATACCGCCGGCAGGAATGTGTTTCGCCTGCGTTTCGGCTGCGTGCTGTTCAGCGGCCTGCTCGCGGGCGCCGCCGGCGCCTATCTCACGCTGGCGCATGCCAACACCTTCGTGGAAGGCATCACCGCCGGCCGCGGCTTCATCGCGCTCGCCCTGGTGATTTTCGGGCGCTGGCAACCGCTGGGCGTGTTTTTCGCTTCATTGTTTTTTGGCTGTGCCAATGCCCTGCAGTTTCAGTTTCAAGCGCGCGGCTATGACCTGCCCTATCAGTTCTTCCTCATGCTGCCCTACCTGCTCACCCTGCTGGTGCTGGTGTTTTCGACGCGCGGCCGCCAGGCGCCCGCGGCATTGGGCAAAGCTTATCGCCGCAGTTGAGCACGACGGCGCAGGCAGGCGGCCGGTGTTGCGCGCCACAGCGTCTTCCCCGTGCTTGACTTTCGAGGCGGATTTGGCTAAGTTGCGGCGTCATTCAAACCGAATTTTCCTGCCACGGGCGAACGATGCGCATGCACAACTCCGCAAAGATTCTGCTCATGTTGTGGCTTTGGCTGTTGCCGGCAGCGACAGCATTCGCGCAAGGTGGGCGCCCCGCCTGGCTGGTGGGGGAATGGAAAAACACCGGCCTCAATGAGAGTCAAACGTTCGTTTTCGAAAGTGACGGCACGTTCAAATCCCGACATGTCATCAGCGGCTTCGCGATGTCGGATTCCGGGCAGTGGCGTTACCGCGACAATCGCCTGCATCTTGTGCTGGCAGATGATTCGCTGGCCTATCAACTCGTGCTCGCCGCCGATTCTCTGCGTTTCACGCTCTCGGCCGGCGATCTGGAAAAGCCGAAACGATTCCGCAAGCAAACCGCGCCGGCCGCGCTCAGTACGACCCAGATCGCAAAAAACAGCTTGTTTGGCCGTTGGATTCACGAAGCGGCATTCCTGCGCGCGATTTTGACTTTCTATCCCGACAGCAACTACGTCTTCGAGGTGAAAGCCGGCCGCACCACCACGCGCAAACAGGGCGAGTATGCCGTGACCGGCTCCCAACTCACCCTGCGCGTGCGCAATCAAAAGCCGCTGGTCTACACCATCGTCATGACCGGCAACCGGCTGCTGCTCAGCGGTGGCGAATTCGAAGCCGCCACCACCTTCCTCCGCCAGCCCGGCTCGGAGCAGCGGGTCGCGGCCGAGCGGCGCCGTGAGCTGGCGCTCAAAGCGCAGGAGGATGAACGCTGGCGCAAACGTTTCCCGGTTTCGACGCTGGTGAAACCCCTGCCCGCCATCTCCTCCAGCGACACGCTGAAGGACCCCATGCCCGCCAACATTTTCATCACGCCGGTCGTCTTTCTCGACACGCAGATCTATCTCTGGACTTCGACGTATCACTACCGGCCGCGCAATCGCTTCGGTGGCGCCGAATTGCGCGACCGCATGCGCTGGATTTTTTTCGCCAACGGCCGCGTTTATCTCGACTCCCATACTTATGACCGCAACACCGTGGCGGTGAAAGTGCGCCGCGCCTGGGGCCGCTATCATCTCGAAGCCGAAGACAAGCTGTGGTTCGAAAGTGATGACGGCGAACGCTATCAACTCCGGCTGGCGGACGGCCGCCGCACGCTGGTCTTCAACGAGCGTTATCATGACAACGTGGAATGGCTCGAGGCGAAGCAGGCCAGTGGCCGGGAGAATTGAGGCAGGGTGGGTGTTGCCCGCGGCATGGCGCAGTCCGTCGGGTTGATCCCCTCAAAAGAAATCGCCGGCAGCCGGAGCCGGTGCCTCCCACCGAAGCTGGAACAGACAATGCGCCCGGGCCCGCCAGCGTGCTTTGCCCGCCGCGCAGCCCTGCGCATCCGGCTCAGCCGCGCCGCTCCGCCAGCTTTTGAATGATCTGCTGCAGGGGAATCTCACGCGCAGCCAGCAGCACCAGCAGGTGATAAAGCAGATCCGCCACTTCTGCCGCCACGCTGTCATCGGATTCATGCACACCCGCAATCGCGACTTCCACCGCTTCCTCCCCCACTTTTTGCGCGATCTTCTTGACGCCTTTGCGAAACAGCGCAGCGGTGTAGGAACCTTCCGGCAGCGCGCGCCGGCGTTGTTGAATCACCTCCTGCAATTCCGCGAGAATTTGCGGCAAGGGCGGTGCAGTGTTTTTTTCTTCATCCAGCAAACGATGAAAGCAGGTGCGCTCGCCGGTGTGGCAGGCGGGTCCGGCGGGCAGCACTTGCACCAGCAGCGCGTCAGCGTCGCAGTCGAATCTCATGGATACGATGCGTTGCACATTGCCCGAGGTGGCACCCTTGTGCCACAATTGCTGCCGGCTGCGGCTGTAGAACCAGGTTTCGCCGGTCTCCCGGCATTTTTGCAGGCTGTCGCGATTCATATAGGCGAGCATCAACACTTCGCCGGTTGCGGCGTGTTGCACGATGGCGGGAAGGAGGCCGTGCTGATCGAATTGCAGGAGGTCGAGATTCATTGCGTGCTGGCACCAAAATAATCGTCAAACAATCCCGGTTGACAAATGTGTGAAACCATCGCGCGGCGGCGGCAGCCACCCTGCGCCACCCGGGCCGCTGAAGCTTCTGACCCTGAAGGGTCTACTACAAAAGTTATTTTCGAGGGAATTTGCCATGTGCATTTGCACACCCATTACGATGAAAATGTCTGCAGGCAGGCTGGAAGCCTGCGCTACGGCATTTTCGTGGGAATCTTCTTCAGTACCGGGATCGCAGCCTGTTCCAACATTATCCCGGGCACTCAAAAAGATTCTTACAGAGTGACATCCGGGGGTGGAAGTGCCAACTTGAGATTGTACTATCATCCGGGAAGGATCGTGTGAAGATTCCGCAGGAGGTCGGGGAATTCACAAGATTCTGCGCCATATTGGAAACAGCCTGCGGGTGCACGGCTCAATGGTTTCCGGGAACGGCGGTACGGATGCAGATGCCCTGCTGCTGCAAATATGCCTTCGCCTCCCGCAGACTCAACTCGCGGTAGTGAAACAGGGAGGCCGCGAGCACGGCATCCGCGCCGCCGATCGTGAAGGCCTCGCAGAAATGCTGCCGGTTGCCGGCGCCGCCCGAGGCGATCACCGGAATCTTCACGCAGTCCGCCACGGCACGCAACAGCTCGAGATCATAGCCCTGGCGCGTGCCGTCACGATCCATGCTGGTCAGCAAAATCTCGCCGGCGCCGAGCGCCTCGCCCTGTTTCGCCCAGGCCGGCGCATCGAGGCCGGTGGCAATGCGGCCGCCGTTGATATAGACTTCCCAACCGCGATCTTTGCGCTTCGCATCGATGGCCAGCACGATGCACTGGCTGCCGAATACCGCGGCGCCGGCGCGAATCAAATCCGGATTCCTCACCGCGGCGCTGTTGACCGCGACTTTGTCCGCGCCGGCACGCAAAATGTCGCGCACATCCTCCGCGGTGCGAAGGCCGCCGCCCACGGTGAAAGGAATGAACACCCGGCCGGCAACCGCGCGCACCATATCGAGCACGATTTGACGCTTGTCATGCGAGGCCGTGATGTCGAGAAACACCAATTCGTCCGCACCCTCGGCATCATAGAACTGCGCCTGTTCCACCGGATCGCCGGCATCCTGGAGGTTGACAAAATTGACGCCCTTGACCACGCGGCCATCTTTCACATCCAGGCAGGGAATAAGGCGTTTGGCGAGCATGAGTCTCTCTTGTGAGTTTAACCGCCCCGGCTCTTTCACAAAAACCGTTCACGGGGCGGCCATTGTTTGCAACGCCTCCGCGAGTGTGAATTTGCCTTCATACAACGCCTTGCCCACAATCACCCCGGCGACACCGTCCTTCTCCAGGTGGCGCAGCGCCACCAGGTCCTCCAGCCGCGCCACGCCTCCGGCGGCAATCACCTGCAACCCGCTTTGGCGGGCCAGGGCCGCGGTGGCGGCGAGGTTCGGGCCCTGTAAGGTGCCGTCGCGCGCAATATCGGTGTAAACTGTCCAGCGTACACCCAGGCGGTGCATCTGCTGCGCGAAGGCGACCGCCTCGATTTCCGAGGTATCGGTCCAGCCGCTGGTGGCCACGCGGCCGTCGCGGGCATCGATGCCGACGGCAATCGCCTCTGCGCCGAATTGCGTGAGCGCTTCTTCGACCAATTCCGGCTGGCTCACCGCCGCCGTGCCGATCACCACCCGGCGTGCGCCGGCGTCGAGCATGGCGGCGATGTGGTGCAGGCTGCGCATGCCACCGCCGGTTTGCACCGGAATCTCCACCGCTGCGATGATCCGGCGAATCATCGTGCGATTGCCGGTGCTGCCGGAGAAAGCGGCATCGAGATCGACCAGATGCAGCCAGGCCGCACCCGCTGCGGCGAACGAGCGCGCGATGGCCACGGGATCATCGCCGTAAATTTTTGCGGAGGCCGCTTCACCGCGCAACAAACGCACGCACCGGCCGCCCTTCAAATCAATGGCGGGAAAAAGCAGCATCGTCTTGCAGAAGATTGTGGTTTTGGGCAAAAACGTCACCGTCCGGCACTGTCCTCCGCCGGCGCTGAAATACTCACCCGGGCGGCGGCAGGCCGGCACAGACACAGGCCGGGCCGCAACCCGACCGGCCTCAAAGTGACACGAAATTTTTCAACATTTGCAAACCCACGTGCTGGCTCTTCTCGGGGTGAAATTGCACGCCGTAAACGTTGTTGTGCCAAATGACGGAGGCGAAGGTGGTTTCATACTCGGTTTCGCCGGCGATCACCGCAGGTTGCGCGGGGTGAACGGCATAGGAGTTCGCGAAATAGACGAACGCGCCGTCGGCGACATTTTCGAACAGCGGGCACGCCATGCGTTGCTTGATCTGATTCCAGCCCATGTGCGGCACTTTGGCGGTGACGCGCAGCCGCCGGACCAC includes the following:
- the hisA gene encoding 1-(5-phosphoribosyl)-5-[(5-phosphoribosylamino)methylideneamino]imidazole-4-carboxamide isomerase, with protein sequence MLLFPAIDLKGGRCVRLLRGEAASAKIYGDDPVAIARSFAAAGAAWLHLVDLDAAFSGSTGNRTMIRRIIAAVEIPVQTGGGMRSLHHIAAMLDAGARRVVIGTAAVSQPELVEEALTQFGAEAIAVGIDARDGRVATSGWTDTSEIEAVAFAQQMHRLGVRWTVYTDIARDGTLQGPNLAATAALARQSGLQVIAAGGVARLEDLVALRHLEKDGVAGVIVGKALYEGKFTLAEALQTMAAP
- a CDS encoding ABC transporter ATP-binding protein is translated as MPPLLEIHHLKKRFGDTLALADVSLTVNAGEIHAVLGENGAGKTTLMNILYGLVRADSGEIKLAGKPFRPAGPAAAIRAGIGMIHQHFMLVPTFTVMENFLLGNSRFGMRGKRRQRAQAEVLALCRRLGIEVQAARRRSFWKDCRERLHIHHDENVAQTSCLQAGWKLALRLFQHNRFIQHVARFLRKGRYESERDGEVDNQSRPPSAGFSLDSKIAELSVGQRQRVEIIKILLRHCRLLILDEPTAVLAPQEVEELFALLRRLRSEGYAMIFISHKIHEVLAVSDRLTVLRSGRVTGRFNTAEASLAIVAAAITPQDFAPAAAPAARAPGRVVLRAQALRAHGTAGQLALADLSFELHAGEILGVAGVDGNGQAELAEVLLGLRPLTDGRLELEGEALAGKSTRARLAAGLAHIPADRHEMGLFPTLSVVQNATALVYRERPFHKGGWLRPARLREYCERLVRDFEVRVTDPNLPVSTLSGGNQQKLVVGRELARRPKVLVAVNPTRGVDLSATAKIHQEILTAKAQGAAILLISTELGEVYALADRIGVLYRGRFAGIFPPDLSPEEIGALMLGKTGNRD
- a CDS encoding ABC transporter permease translates to MRAFLRVWIIKLAPAVIAFAVATLLAALLLLVSGYQISLAFRALLEGAFGSAYALSETLVKSIPLLLTGAAVALAFRAGVWNIGAEGQLLAGALAASALAATFSAFGGMTGVLGIALLLLAGGVAGGLWAGLAGVMKTRRSVPEVVSTILLNFIAIELVRYAVHGPLMETAGQFPQSDALDASLRLTRLFPPTRLHAGLWLALVIAVLCYLLIQRTVFGFEMQATAANPRAARFAAIDTARVQLFSLIISGAVAGLAGVIELAGVTYRVYDNFSPGYGYTAIAVALMARLNPLAVIFSALLFGALENGAAAMQRQANVSAVISYVIQGLVVLTMAVAGGVTLKSNAART
- the hisIE gene encoding bifunctional phosphoribosyl-AMP cyclohydrolase/phosphoribosyl-ATP diphosphatase HisIE, which produces MNLDLLQFDQHGLLPAIVQHAATGEVLMLAYMNRDSLQKCRETGETWFYSRSRQQLWHKGATSGNVQRIVSMRFDCDADALLVQVLPAGPACHTGERTCFHRLLDEEKNTAPPLPQILAELQEVIQQRRRALPEGSYTAALFRKGVKKIAQKVGEEAVEVAIAGVHESDDSVAAEVADLLYHLLVLLAAREIPLQQIIQKLAERRG
- the hisF gene encoding imidazole glycerol phosphate synthase subunit HisF, translated to MLAKRLIPCLDVKDGRVVKGVNFVNLQDAGDPVEQAQFYDAEGADELVFLDITASHDKRQIVLDMVRAVAGRVFIPFTVGGGLRTAEDVRDILRAGADKVAVNSAAVRNPDLIRAGAAVFGSQCIVLAIDAKRKDRGWEVYINGGRIATGLDAPAWAKQGEALGAGEILLTSMDRDGTRQGYDLELLRAVADCVKIPVIASGGAGNRQHFCEAFTIGGADAVLAASLFHYRELSLREAKAYLQQQGICIRTAVPGNH
- a CDS encoding ABC transporter permease, with the translated sequence MILNFIENLLASGVKLAAPLWLTATGETYAERAGVINIGLEGMMLAGAFAGMVVSYFSASPWPGLLAGMLAAMLLAAVFAVLTVHFQADQIITGAALNLVALGLSGFLFRHIFGVTGAALTATSFPTLELPGFAGIPILRGLLSRQPVLLYAALGLVPLAAFVLNHTHLGLAIRACGEQPAAADTAGRNVFRLRFGCVLFSGLLAGAAGAYLTLAHANTFVEGITAGRGFIALALVIFGRWQPLGVFFASLFFGCANALQFQFQARGYDLPYQFFLMLPYLLTLLVLVFSTRGRQAPAALGKAYRRS